In the genome of Candidatus Brocadiaceae bacterium, the window ACCGCCGCCGGCTACCTGAGGGCATTCGAACGGCACGCGGCCGGCGGCGTGGACTTCGCCACCGTGCATGCGGGCGTCCGGCGGGCCGCCATGCCGCTGGTCGAACGCCGCGTAATGGGCGCCGTCAGCCGGGGCGGCGTCTTCCTGCTCAAATGGATGGCCGCGCACGGACGGGAGAGCTTCCTGTACGAGCAGTTCGACGACGTCCTGGCGATCGCCCGTGCGCACGACGTGACGATCAGCCTGGGCGACGGCCTTCGGCCCGGCTGCATCGAAGACGCGACCGATGAGGCCCAGCTTCACGAGCTGTCCGTGCTGGGCGAGCTGACTCAGCGCTGCCGCGAGGCGGGCGTGCAGGTCATGGTCGAGGGGCCGGGACACGTCCCGTTGAACGAGATCGAGCGGAACGTGCGCCTGGCCAAGGAACGGTGCGCCGGAGCGCCGTTCTACGTGCTCGGCCCGCTGCCGACGGACGTGGCGCCCGGCTTCGACCACGTGGTGGCCGCCATCGGCGGCGCGCTGGCGGGCGCCCATGGGGCCGACTTCCTCTGCTACGTCACGCCGAAGGAACACGTGGGGCTGCCGGGCCCCGAGGACGTGGCCCAGGGCGTGACGACGGCCCGCATCGCGGCCCACGTCGCAGACGTGGCCAAGGGCGTCCGAGGCGCCCGCGAGTGGGACGGCGCCATGGCCCGGGCCCGCGCCGCACGCGACTGGAGCGCCATGGCCGAGCATGCGCTGAGCCCCGACCGGTTCTCCGAGATGCTGGCCGGCGAGAAGAAGGAAGACCGCTGCTCCATGTGCGGCGAGTTCTGCGCCGTCAAACTCTACATGGACGACCTCGGCAGGCGGACAGAGGGCTGAGGGCGCCGTTCGGGCGGACGGGGGCGCGAATCCCCCGGGCTGCCGGGGAGGACATATGGGGAGCTTCGACACGGATGTCTCGGTTCTCAGGGAAGAGATCGCCGAGCTGCGGCACACGCGCAACGCCGTCATCCTCGCGCACTACTACCAGCGGCCGTCGGTCCAGCACATGGCCGACTACACCGGCGACTCCCTGGAGCTGAGCCGGATCGCTGCCGAGACGAGTGCGGACGTCATCGTCTTCTGTGGCGTGCGCTTCATGGCCGAGACGGCCGCCATCGTCAACCCCACGCGCACCGTTCTGCTGCCCGAGCCGGCGGCGGGATGCGGCCTGGCCGAGATGGCCGGCGCGGAACTGATCCGGCGCAGACGCGGCGAACTCCCCGCCAACACCGCCGTGGTCAGCTACGTCAACACCTCCGCCGAGGTCAAGGCGGAATCCGACATCTGCTGCACCTCCGCCAACGCGGTCGCCGTCGTCGAGTCCCTCCCCCACGAACACATCCTGTTCGTCCCGGACCGCAACCTGGCCTCATACGTGGCCGAACAGACCGATAAGCACATCATCCCCTGGGACGGGCACTGCTACGTGCACGATCCCAACATCAGCACGGGCACCGTGCGCGAGCTGAAGCGCCTCCACCCGCACGCCGTCGCCATGGCCCATCCGGAGTGCAATCCCGCCGTGCGACGTCTGGCGGATTTCGTCGGCAGCACCTCCCAGATGCTTCGCTACGCGGCCGAATCGGAGAAGGACTCGTTCATCGTCGCCACCGAAGAGGGGTTCGTCCAGACCCTGCTGGACCGCAATCCGCAGAAGGAGTTCTTCTCGACCGGGAGCGTCTGCGCGTCCATGCACCTGACCACGCTGACATCCGTCCGCCGGGCCCTCGACCGCATGAGCAACGTCATCCGGGTGCCCGAACCCGTGCGGGAGAAGGCGGCCGCCGCGCTGAACCGCATGCTGGAAGTCCGGTAGATGCCCGCCGCCCGGCCGCTCGAGGCGGGGGGAGAGCGCCCATGACGACCGCCATCGGCATCGACGTGGGCAGCGCCGCCGTGAAGGTGATGGCCCTTGTCGACGGACGCCCCGCAGCCTGGCTGGAGGAGCCCACCCGCCCCGCCGTGGCCGAGCAGAGCCGCGCGCTCGCAGGGCAGGCGCTCGACCGGATGGGCCTGTCGGCCGGCGCCGAGGCCGTGCCACTGTGTGCCACCGGCTACGGCCGCAACCTCGTGCCCGGCGCCCGCACGCGCATCAGTGAGATCATGGCCAACGCGGCCGGCGCCGCCTGGCTGGCCGACCACTGGGCGGAGCTGCGCGGCCTCTTCGGCGCCCCGCCGAACCCCCCGCACCTCGGCGGAGGCTTCCGTACCATCCTGGACGTGGG includes:
- the thiC gene encoding phosphomethylpyrimidine synthase ThiC — its product is MTQLQTARDGRITPLMREAAAAEGLEAEELRRRIADGSVVLPANVARPGLRAVPIGAGLRTKVNANIGTSPDGGSMAGELEKLRRAVEAGADAVMDLSTGSDLDAVRDAVAAHCPVPLGTVPIYQAAIEAGGPEKLTAAGYLRAFERHAAGGVDFATVHAGVRRAAMPLVERRVMGAVSRGGVFLLKWMAAHGRESFLYEQFDDVLAIARAHDVTISLGDGLRPGCIEDATDEAQLHELSVLGELTQRCREAGVQVMVEGPGHVPLNEIERNVRLAKERCAGAPFYVLGPLPTDVAPGFDHVVAAIGGALAGAHGADFLCYVTPKEHVGLPGPEDVAQGVTTARIAAHVADVAKGVRGAREWDGAMARARAARDWSAMAEHALSPDRFSEMLAGEKKEDRCSMCGEFCAVKLYMDDLGRRTEG
- the nadA gene encoding quinolinate synthase NadA, translated to MGSFDTDVSVLREEIAELRHTRNAVILAHYYQRPSVQHMADYTGDSLELSRIAAETSADVIVFCGVRFMAETAAIVNPTRTVLLPEPAAGCGLAEMAGAELIRRRRGELPANTAVVSYVNTSAEVKAESDICCTSANAVAVVESLPHEHILFVPDRNLASYVAEQTDKHIIPWDGHCYVHDPNISTGTVRELKRLHPHAVAMAHPECNPAVRRLADFVGSTSQMLRYAAESEKDSFIVATEEGFVQTLLDRNPQKEFFSTGSVCASMHLTTLTSVRRALDRMSNVIRVPEPVREKAAAALNRMLEVR